The genomic interval tacacttcaaggaataaaaatATAAGCAAAGAAGCTATTCTGGACATGGGGAAGTCCCAACACATGGCTATGAAATGAATAGTGAGGTTTTTTGGTTActgaaatttaaaattaaaacaaagtgGTTTGTGTTTTTACGCTGCTTTGTGGTGGATGCTAACATGGGCTTATATGTTCCTTGTACACACCCCACTGCCTGGCACTAACATTGATGAAGTTGAATTTGAACTGAAAAATCACACGTACCTTAGAGCAGATTCTAACGATGCTTTTATTATAAAACGTGTAAACACTTAAATATAAAACGTGTTAAACTGCAGCTTTGATTTTTCTTCCTGCAGGAGTCAAGATAAGTCCTTCCGTGTGGATGGAGCGTTGACACATGTCTTCACGAGAAGTTTGCCAATTGATAAGATGAAGCCGTTTACAATGGAAACTATAATTGGGAATGAATACTGTTCCTTCCGCATCCCTGAAGAACTTGCTGATAAAAtaaacaggttgagttcggttgCACATTATATTAAACGCTGGCCCAGACCTTGCTTTTCTGCCAGCCACTCTGTGGCGAATGCCATTTAAATGCTGGAAGATTTAGTTGGGCAGCTGAGACAGGGTACAAGGTCGACAGGCTCAGTCATTGTCAGGGACATGGATAGCAACTGGATACTGTGAGCAaagtttgggccccatatctgaggaaggatgtgctggctatggAGAGGATCCGGCCCGTGTTCCTGAGACACTCCAGCAGTAGAGCACCCACGTACTGGCGTTtggctccttggagcgcaggaagctaAGAAGTGACCCTAcagaggtgtattaaatcatgaggagaattgaAACGGTGAATGCACAattttttacccagggtaggggggagcgaaccagaggacataggtttaaagcgaAAGGGGAacgaattaataggaacctgaaggacaattttttcactcagatggtggtaggagtatggaatgaactgcacgaggaggtagttgtggcagtcaTTCGGAaaggacatggatagaaaaagtttagagggatatggacccaatgagggcaattgggactagcttagattggacatcttggtcagcatggacaagttggtccaaaggacctttttccatgctgttatGTCGAGAAGACTCTGGAAGCCCACATACGGTTATGTTGGCAATTAGTTTTGGCCATGGAACCCTCTTCACACTACATCTCTATCATAGCCCACTCTTGTTTAAGAATCTCTTCATGTAAAGAAATTTTGACTTATTTCAACAACTCTAATATATTTTTCACCTTGGCAGGAATTTTCTTCAGGAAGGTTCAAATCACCCAGCGAACGTCATTAAGGATCTGTTGAAAAAGCGGATTGCAGCCAATGTAGCTGTTCAGGAACTGGAGGACCAGTTTCCTCTGCTATTAGAATATCGTCCTGGAGACCCCCGCATGGACTCTGAGGTTTGTCAGCCTGAGCTTTATTTTGTTACCCGCTCAAACTGTGGGGCGGATCAGTGCAGATGCAGAGATGGTCAATGTTTTAGCAGACCCCCTTGCTGTGAATGTTCAGTACCCATGTCGAATCTGAGCCAAGGAGACAAAAACGTGGACTGCAAGCTGCTAAACTGGGCTGAGGATCCCGACTTGAGCAAGGTTTGCTGCAGGTACTGTTTCCGCCCCAGTCTGATGGGATACCTAGACAAAGTGCTGCAAAGACCAGACTTCAGAGCTGGAGTCATCTATACACTCAGCGGCACTGTTTTCAGGAAACGCCCGATTACTCCACAAACCATGCCTGCATTCCATGAGATGGTGCTGGTTGGTGCTTTTAATGACAAACGACAGCCAGATTTCCCCCACCGATTTATGAGCTCTGTAGAGGACACCATCACGTTCCTGGTGACGTCAACCTTGAGAACCAGCGGTTCAGAAATCTCCCAGGTGGATCAGAACTTGCATCCAACTGTCCTGATGGAGAAGACcagtggaaaatgctggaatatttaTATTAAGGACATGGTTCCGTCAGACTTTATAAACAATGCTCTTGGAAAGTTGGATCTCTTTCCTGGTCAGCAGATGGGTGGTGAGTTGAGCGTCTGTGTTGCTTCAATAAACCTTGACCTGCTGTCCATGGTGCTCTACCACATACCTGACTGGAGGCTGCTTTGGACATTCGACGAGCGCTTTTTAAACCAGCTGGGCGGGTCAGAAATGAAACCTTTCCGTGATTTCTCGCTCTACCCGCCCGTTTACACGCACGATCTCAGTTTCTGGGCGGGCAGCGACGAGAGGCCAGACGAACTGGAGGTCCACGCTGTTGTGAGGCGGGTCAGCAGAGAGACGGTCAGACGTATGATACTGATCGACAGTTTCTGTCAACCTCACACTGAGCGGAGAAGCCGCTGTTACAGGTTGACGTACCAGTCGTGTGACCGAGCCCTCTCGTACAGACAAGCGCTGCAAATGCAGCTGGATCTCCGCGAGGAACTGCAGAAAGCGTTCCAAATAACTCTCCGATAACGCCCTTCCACCGGCATTTACGTTTTCCACCTTagtgcagcacaatggcgcagtggcggagttgctgcctcacatcgccggaGACACTGTGCAGGAGTagctcattcggcccttcgagcctgcaccgccattcaatatgatcatggctgatcatccaactcagtatcctgtacctgccttctctccataccccctgatccctttagccacaagggccacatctaactccctcttaaatatagccaattaactaataataataataataataaattttatttgcgggcgcctttcaaagtctcaaggacaccttacagagattaacaagagagaaaaaacatatagcggagtaaaataaataataaggacatcaccaatacacaaattaaagacagaaatcgctccaaagacaaaaaatcaaaaacacaatatgaagactggcctccactaccttctgtggcagagaattccacagattcaccactctctgtgtaaaaaatgtttttctcatctcggtcctaaaagacttcccccttatccttaaactgtgaccccttgttctggacttccccaacatcgggaataatcttcctgcatctagcctgtccaaccccttaagaattttataagtttctataagatcccccctcaatcttctaaattctagcgagtacaagccgagtctatccagtctttcttcatatgaaagtcctgccatcccaggaatcagtctggtgaaccttctctgtactccctctatggcaagaatgtattttaccTTTTGCCTCTCCAGATGCTACCTTGttcttt from Amblyraja radiata isolate CabotCenter1 chromosome 33, sAmbRad1.1.pri, whole genome shotgun sequence carries:
- the fdxacb1 gene encoding ferredoxin-fold anticodon-binding domain-containing protein 1 isoform X1, with the protein product MAMKPGDSVLLVGEGNFSFSASLCDRVSRDIQVVATCYESEETITKHEHAANNINCLLEKGAEAHFLVDCTNIQECPSLRSRLFDRVIFNFPHCGRKAGVKKNRELLAKFFRSCAEVVTATGDMQVTLCRGQGGTGADQPARHWHDSWQIVAQAAGAGFILSEVNAFDATCHGGYTSTGYRSQDKSFRVDGALTHVFTRSLPIDKMKPFTMETIIGNEYCSFRIPEELADKINRNFLQEGSNHPANVIKDLLKKRIAANVAVQELEDQFPLLLEYRPGDPRMDSEVCQPELYFVTRSNCGADQCRCRDGQCFSRPPCCECSVPMSNLSQGDKNVDCKLLNWAEDPDLSKVCCRYCFRPSLMGYLDKVLQRPDFRAGVIYTLSGTVFRKRPITPQTMPAFHEMVLVGAFNDKRQPDFPHRFMSSVEDTITFLVTSTLRTSGSEISQVDQNLHPTVLMEKTSGKCWNIYIKDMVPSDFINNALGKLDLFPGQQMGGELSVCVASINLDLLSMVLYHIPDWRLLWTFDERFLNQLGGSEMKPFRDFSLYPPVYTHDLSFWAGSDERPDELEVHAVVRRVSRETVRRMILIDSFCQPHTERRSRCYRLTYQSCDRALSYRQALQMQLDLREELQKAFQITLR
- the fdxacb1 gene encoding ferredoxin-fold anticodon-binding domain-containing protein 1 isoform X2; the encoded protein is MQVTLCRGQGGTGADQPARHWHDSWQIVAQAAGAGFILSEVNAFDATCHGGYTSTGYRSQDKSFRVDGALTHVFTRSLPIDKMKPFTMETIIGNEYCSFRIPEELADKINRNFLQEGSNHPANVIKDLLKKRIAANVAVQELEDQFPLLLEYRPGDPRMDSEVCQPELYFVTRSNCGADQCRCRDGQCFSRPPCCECSVPMSNLSQGDKNVDCKLLNWAEDPDLSKVCCRYCFRPSLMGYLDKVLQRPDFRAGVIYTLSGTVFRKRPITPQTMPAFHEMVLVGAFNDKRQPDFPHRFMSSVEDTITFLVTSTLRTSGSEISQVDQNLHPTVLMEKTSGKCWNIYIKDMVPSDFINNALGKLDLFPGQQMGGELSVCVASINLDLLSMVLYHIPDWRLLWTFDERFLNQLGGSEMKPFRDFSLYPPVYTHDLSFWAGSDERPDELEVHAVVRRVSRETVRRMILIDSFCQPHTERRSRCYRLTYQSCDRALSYRQALQMQLDLREELQKAFQITLR